The following are encoded in a window of uncultured Ilyobacter sp. genomic DNA:
- a CDS encoding 2-dehydropantoate 2-reductase, with translation MNHSIKKVSIIGLGALGVMYAEHLSQKINFEDLRIIADQNRIDSYKEEGVYCNGEKCHFNYVAPDAVVEPADLLIVAVKYNQLQEAIQAVKHHLGENTIILSVLNGIESERDIAKVYGEKHNLYCVAQGMTASKVGNQMTYKNKGMLCFGELDENKNSEKVERLKKFFDEVEMPYEINNQMAIKLWSKLMINVGVNQTVAYFGGTNKIIQKESPEREMMIAAMKEVQIVAEKEGIIIEDKEIDYWLEIMGSLNPDGMPSMAQDVEAKRYSEVELFAGTIVRLGKKHSLSVPVNTEFNRYFNELEAGY, from the coding sequence ATGAATCATTCTATAAAAAAAGTATCAATAATAGGACTAGGGGCGCTGGGGGTAATGTATGCAGAACACTTATCTCAGAAAATTAATTTTGAAGATTTACGAATTATAGCGGACCAAAACCGTATAGATAGTTATAAAGAAGAGGGTGTATACTGCAACGGGGAAAAATGTCACTTTAATTATGTGGCTCCAGATGCAGTAGTCGAGCCGGCAGACCTTTTAATTGTCGCAGTAAAATATAATCAGCTTCAGGAAGCTATCCAGGCAGTGAAACATCACTTAGGCGAGAACACAATTATTCTTTCAGTGTTAAATGGTATAGAAAGTGAAAGAGATATTGCCAAAGTCTACGGAGAAAAACATAACTTGTACTGTGTGGCCCAGGGAATGACAGCGTCTAAAGTGGGAAACCAGATGACTTATAAGAATAAGGGCATGCTTTGTTTTGGTGAGCTAGATGAAAATAAAAACTCAGAGAAAGTGGAACGATTAAAAAAATTCTTTGATGAGGTAGAGATGCCCTATGAAATCAATAATCAAATGGCGATAAAGCTATGGAGTAAACTTATGATAAATGTAGGGGTCAACCAGACAGTAGCTTATTTTGGTGGAACCAATAAGATTATACAAAAAGAGAGTCCCGAAAGAGAGATGATGATCGCGGCTATGAAAGAGGTTCAGATAGTTGCGGAAAAAGAGGGGATTATTATTGAAGATAAAGAGATTGATTATTGGTTGGAGATTATGGGCAGTCTGAATCCAGATGGAATGCCGTCAATGGCACAGGATGTAGAAGCAAAACGGTATAGTGAGGTAGAGTTGTTTGCAGGTACTATTGTAAGACTAGGCAAAAAACATAGCCTATCTGTTCCTGTGAATACGGAATTTAATAGATATTTTAATGAACTAGAGGCCGGATACTAA
- a CDS encoding DMT family transporter: MGLLLAGSSIISFSAVFTRLSESSSSISAFYRVFFGALFLLIFCLIKKEKLWVGTTAFLYSTLAGLFFALDLFVWHRSIHYIGPGLATMLSNFQVVFITFISILIFKEKINRKFYLSIFLALTGIFLLCGINWNGNTESYKTGVILGLITAVFYTGYILTLNFSSKLENNLSPKSNIFWVCVSSAVILGTISKFSGESFDLISNKNLIILLAYGILGQGLGWVFISSSMSNIPVSTSGLILLMQPILSMTWDILFFKRPTNIVDLIGFLLSLGAIYLGATSRKTENNNLTKAEEV; this comes from the coding sequence ATGGGCTTGCTTTTAGCAGGTTCTTCCATTATAAGCTTTTCCGCAGTATTTACAAGATTATCTGAATCCAGCTCTAGTATTTCAGCTTTTTACAGAGTATTCTTCGGAGCACTGTTCCTGCTGATATTTTGTCTGATAAAGAAAGAAAAATTATGGGTCGGCACTACTGCTTTTCTTTATTCTACCCTTGCAGGACTTTTCTTTGCTCTCGACCTCTTTGTATGGCACAGAAGTATCCACTATATTGGACCCGGTCTCGCTACTATGCTGTCAAATTTTCAGGTAGTTTTTATTACTTTTATAAGTATTTTGATATTTAAAGAAAAGATCAATAGAAAATTTTATCTGTCGATTTTTTTAGCACTCACAGGGATATTTCTCCTATGCGGAATCAACTGGAACGGAAACACAGAAAGCTATAAAACAGGTGTCATTTTGGGGCTAATCACAGCTGTATTTTATACAGGATACATCCTGACTCTGAATTTTTCATCCAAGTTAGAAAACAATCTCTCTCCAAAGAGCAATATATTTTGGGTATGTGTATCTTCAGCAGTTATCTTAGGAACTATTTCAAAATTCTCTGGAGAAAGTTTTGATCTCATCTCAAATAAAAATTTAATTATCCTATTAGCTTACGGTATACTAGGCCAAGGGTTGGGATGGGTTTTTATATCATCATCTATGTCAAATATCCCTGTATCCACATCTGGATTGATCCTGCTTATGCAACCCATACTGTCTATGACATGGGACATATTATTTTTTAAACGACCAACAAACATTGTCGATCTTATTGGATTTTTATTGTCTTTAGGCGCTATCTATCTAGGTGCTACCAGCAGAAAAACTGAAAATAATAATCTTACAAAAGCAGAAGAAGTGTAG